In the Silvanigrella aquatica genome, TTAAGCTTAATAAATTACTTAAAATTTATTAATTACTTGCCAAGAATTAAGAAGGCAATGATGAGACCAAGGATCGCTTGGAACTCAATAAGAGCCATAGCAAGAAGGAAGGGAGTAAAGATTTTGTTGTACGCTTGAGGGTTACGACCAATACTCTCAAGAGCACCTTTAGCAGCATGACCTTGACCTTGACCAGCACCAACAACCGCAAGACCAATAGCAAGACCAGCACCAATTAATTTAAGACCCGTACCAATGGACATACCATCAGTCGCTACAGCCGCCGCAGCTTCATTGGCAAATGCAGGAAGATTAACAAGAATCGCAGCAGAAGCAGCGGATACTAAAGCAAATTTCTTTTTCATGAAGAACTCCTAATAATAACTAAAATAAACTGATAGAAATATGTTCCCATTCAATCAGATTGTGCAAGCAGAATTCTAGTTCTCAGGCACACACTTTATTTTTTTAAAATAAAGTGACCTCTAGAAGAGAGGTTAGGATATTTACATTTAAATCGTTATTTTGAATGGAAATGATAACTTTTTAAAATGCAAATCCTGTAAAATTCTCAACAAAAAAGAACATCAACTTAATGTTGTTCTTTTGATTCAAGAGCAAGTTTAATGTAGACAGCGCTTAAAGTCATAAAAATAAACGCTTGTAAGCACGCTACGAAAGTTCCAAACCCTAAAAAGATGGCGGGAATGGGAATAAACGGAATAGAAAGATCCTTCATAAGTCCTGAAAAAATAGCAAATACAAAGTGATCTCCGGAAATATTTCCAAAAATACGTAAAGATAATGAGACAGGACGAGACATTAAGCTAATAAATTCGATGACAAACATTAAAGGAGCCATCCATAAAACAGGACCTGCTAAATGCTTAATATAGTCAAAGCCAGATTCTTTTATACCGTAGTAATTAAAGTAGACGAAAATAGCGATGGCCGCTGCAAAAGTAAATGACATGCTTGATGTGGCAGGAGAAAATCCGGGTAAAACACCAGAAAGGTTGGAAACGATGAGAACAAAAAATGTTCCTCCTAAAACCCCAACAAACCGCATCCAATTTTTTTCACCAATTGTGGATTCCAAAGTAGAGGACACCACAGACCAACAGAGCTCAATAAAAGCTGTAAAACCAAACTTTTTAGGAGGCAAAATTTCTTCATCACTCATTTTTTCGGGATTTATTTTTGCAAATCCTGATAAAATTGCAATTGCAGCTAATAAAGCTACCGCAAATGCGGAGGCAAAAACGGGAGACCACTGTTCTGCTTTAAGATAAGCAGCACTTTGTGATAAGTCTGGATTAAAAAATATAAAAAATTTCTCTAAAATTTCATGATACCAATTCACAACTTGCACTCCTGAGGAATCTGCATAAGCTTCGGGAGCCGAGGCCAGCGAAAACAAAGTAAAAATATGAATAAATTTACGTTTCATAATACTGTTTCAGGATCCCTTCGTAAAATATCAAAGCAAACAAATGCCAATTACCTTAA is a window encoding:
- a CDS encoding ATP synthase F0 subunit C; this translates as MKKKFALVSAASAAILVNLPAFANEAAAAVATDGMSIGTGLKLIGAGLAIGLAVVGAGQGQGHAAKGALESIGRNPQAYNKIFTPFLLAMALIEFQAILGLIIAFLILGK
- the atpB gene encoding F0F1 ATP synthase subunit A, producing the protein MKRKFIHIFTLFSLASAPEAYADSSGVQVVNWYHEILEKFFIFFNPDLSQSAAYLKAEQWSPVFASAFAVALLAAIAILSGFAKINPEKMSDEEILPPKKFGFTAFIELCWSVVSSTLESTIGEKNWMRFVGVLGGTFFVLIVSNLSGVLPGFSPATSSMSFTFAAAIAIFVYFNYYGIKESGFDYIKHLAGPVLWMAPLMFVIEFISLMSRPVSLSLRIFGNISGDHFVFAIFSGLMKDLSIPFIPIPAIFLGFGTFVACLQAFIFMTLSAVYIKLALESKEQH